Proteins co-encoded in one Phalacrocorax carbo chromosome 5, bPhaCar2.1, whole genome shotgun sequence genomic window:
- the YPEL4 gene encoding protein yippee-like 4 isoform X1 — protein MPPPRRRLPPAARLPPRTFHSYLPRSHRTYSCVHCRAHLARHEELISKSFQGSHGRAYLFNSVVNVGCGPAEQRLLLTGLHSVADIFCQSCKTTLGWKYEQAFESSQKYKEGKFIIEMSHMVKENGWD, from the exons ATGCCTCCCCCCCGGCGccgcctcccccccgccgcccgcctgcCCCCCCGGACCTTCCACAGCTACCTGCCCCGCTCCCACCGCACCTACAGCTGCGTCCACTGCCGGGCCCACCTGGCCAGGCACGAGGAGCTCATCTCCAAG TCCTTCCAGGGCAGCCATGGCCGTGCCTACCTGTTCAACTCCGT GGTTAACGTGGGCTGTGGCCCGGCGGAGCAGCGGCTGCTGCTGACGGGGCTGCACTCGGTGGCCGACATCTTCTGCCAGAGCTGCAAGACCACCCTGGGCTGGAAATAC GAGCAGGCCTTCGAGAGCAGCCAGAAGTACAAGGAGGGGAAGTTCATCATCGAGATGTCACACATGGTGAAGGAGAACGGCTGGGACTGA
- the CLP1 gene encoding polyribonucleotide 5'-hydroxyl-kinase Clp1, whose product MADDGGEEKKQVAKFELERETELRFEVEASQTVQLELLTGMAEVFGTELTRNKKFTFDAGAKVAVFTWHGCTVQLSGRTEVAYISKDTPMLLYLNTHTALEQMRRQAEREDERGPRVMVVGPTDVGKSTVCRLLLNYAVRLGRRPTFVELDVGQGSVSIPGTMGALYIERPADVEEGFSLQAPLVYHFGSTTPGTNIKLYNKITSRLADVFNQRCEVNRRASVSGCVINTCGWVKGSGYQALVHAASAFEVDVVVVLDQERLYNELKRDLPHFVRTVLLPKSGGVVERSKDFRRECRDDRIREYFYGFRGCFYPHAFDVKFSDVKIYKVGAPTIPDSCLPLGMSQEDNQLKLVPVTPGRDMVHHLLSVSTADSPDDNISETSVAGFIVVTGVDLERQVFTVLSPAPRPLPKNFLLIMDIRFMDLK is encoded by the exons ATGGCGGACGATGGCGGCGAGGAGAAGAAGCAGGTGGCCAAGTTCGAGCTGGAGCGGGAGACGGAGCTGCGCTTCGAGGTGGAGGCCTCGCAGAcggtgcagctggagctgctcacCGGCATGGCCGAGGTCTTCGGCACCGAGCTCACCCGCAACAAGAAGTTCACCTTCGACGCCGGTGCCAAGGTGGCCGTCTTCACCTGGCATGGCTGCACCGTCCAGCTGAGCGGCCGCACCGAGGTGGCCTACATCTCCAAGGACACCCCCATGCTGCTCTACCTCAACACCCACACGGCCCTGGAGCAGATGCGGCGGCAGGCGGAGCGGGAGGACGAGCGGGGGCCCCGCGTCATGGTGGTGGGACCCACCGACGTGGGTAAGTCGACGGTGTGCCGTCTGCTGCTGAACTACGCCGTGCGCCTGGGGCGCCGACCCACCTTCGTGGAGCTGGACGTGGGCCAGGGCTCCGTCTCCATCCCCGGCACCATGGGCGCTCTCTACATTGAGCGGCCAGCTGATGTGGAGGAGGGCTTCTCACTCCAGGCCCCGCTCGTCTACCACTTCGGCTCCACCACTCCTGGCACCAATATCAAGCTCTACAACAAG ATCACATCCCGCCTGGCCGACGTCTTCAACCAGCGCTGCGAAGTGAACCGCCGAGCCtcagtgagtggctgtgtcatcAACACCTGCGGCTGGGTGAAGGGCTCGGGCTACCAGGCGCTGGTGCACGCTGCCTCCGCCTTCGAGGTGGatgtggtggtggtgctggaCCAGGAGCGGCTCTACAACGAGCTGAAGAGGGACCTGCCCCACTTTGTGCGCACTGTCCTGCTGCCCAAGTCCGGCGGCGTGGTGGAGCGCTCCAAGGACTTCCGGCGGGAGTGCCGAGATGATCGCATCCGGGAGTACTTCTACGGCTTCCGGGGCTGCTTCTACCCTCACGCTTTCGATGTCAAGTTCTCCGACGTCAAGATCTACAAGGTGGGGGCTCCCACCATCCCGgactcctgcctgcccctgggCATGTCGCAGGAGGACAACCAGCTGAAGCTGGTGCCGGTGACACCGGGGCGGGACATGGTGCACCACCTCCTGAGTGTCAGCACCGCCGACAGCCCCGACGACAACATCTCGGAGACCAGCGTGGCTGGCTTCATCGTCGTCACTGGCGTGGACCTGGAGCGCCAGGTCTTCACTGTCCTGtcgcccgccccgcggcccctgCCCAAGAACTTCCTCCTCATCATGGACATCCGCTTCATGGACCTCAAGTAG
- the YPEL4 gene encoding protein yippee-like 4 isoform X2 — MCGGCCRGSPAAGTGESPGAAVLAVPGCAMLGHAGRCPAVAHTVLSGRRVNVGCGPAEQRLLLTGLHSVADIFCQSCKTTLGWKYEQAFESSQKYKEGKFIIEMSHMVKENGWD, encoded by the exons ATGTGTGGGGGGTGCTGTCGGGGATCCCCGGCTGCGGGCACTGGGGAGTCACCCGGGGCTGCTGTCCTGGCGGTGCCGGGCTGCGCCATGCTGGGCCATGCTGGCCGGTGCCCGGCGGTGGCACACACGGTGCTCTCTGGGCGCAGGGTTAACGTGGGCTGTGGCCCGGCGGAGCAGCGGCTGCTGCTGACGGGGCTGCACTCGGTGGCCGACATCTTCTGCCAGAGCTGCAAGACCACCCTGGGCTGGAAATAC GAGCAGGCCTTCGAGAGCAGCCAGAAGTACAAGGAGGGGAAGTTCATCATCGAGATGTCACACATGGTGAAGGAGAACGGCTGGGACTGA